From a single Nanoarchaeota archaeon genomic region:
- a CDS encoding MBL fold metallo-hydrolase encodes MTLVLKNITLDWFGHSSFKINAGKIIYIDPYILPEYTQQADLILVTHEHYDHFALPNIKRLMKPETIIILPEACANSLNYMDLLKAKVKTHLVHQESKLVFGNIEIEAVPAYNIEKPYHPQGKGVGYVLGFGRIKIYHAGDTDLIPEMSNLEKLQIEAALLPMGGQFTMNEEDAAEAVRVIRPKIAVPMHYGKITGGDPYKFEKLVGAVSKVKVF; translated from the coding sequence ATGACTCTTGTTTTGAAGAATATAACTCTGGATTGGTTCGGACACTCATCATTTAAGATAAATGCCGGAAAGATAATTTATATCGACCCGTATATCCTTCCGGAATACACGCAGCAGGCAGACCTAATTCTCGTGACTCATGAGCATTATGACCATTTTGCTTTGCCAAATATAAAGAGGCTGATGAAGCCGGAAACTATTATTATACTGCCGGAAGCCTGTGCAAATTCTTTAAATTATATGGATCTGCTGAAGGCAAAGGTAAAGACGCATCTTGTGCATCAAGAAAGCAAGCTTGTTTTCGGAAACATTGAAATAGAGGCTGTGCCGGCATACAATATCGAAAAGCCGTATCATCCTCAAGGAAAAGGCGTCGGCTACGTTCTTGGCTTTGGAAGAATCAAGATATATCATGCGGGAGATACTGATTTAATACCTGAAATGTCAAATCTTGAGAAGCTGCAGATTGAGGCTGCTCTTCTTCCAATGGGCGGGCAGTTTACAATGAATGAGGAGGATGCTGCAGAAGCAGTGCGCGTGATCCGGCCGAAAATCGCAGTTCCTATGCATTATGGAAAAATTACTGGCGGCGACCCCTACAAATTTGAGAAGCTTGTCGGCGCAGTAAGCAAAGTCAAAGTATTCTAA